The DNA region AAGTTGTTAAGTTCAATGGTGCGGTAACGGCTATTGATGGCAACGTTATAGACACCCCGATTTATCGTGTTGGACCATTCAACTTAACTGCTCAAGGCAAATATGTTGTTTACAAGCCAGAACTTAACTTAATCCAGCAGTTATCACAACAACCTGAAGGTTACCAAGTTAGTGCCGTTGCTGATTGGGAAAAAACCACGTCTGGTGTTGCTCCTTTCTATATTGATCCGGCTCGTGGCGTGTTATTAAACATCTTCACTAACAAAGCTAGCTTAGAAGATCGTATCGAAGCGGGTGGTCCAATTGGTTATATCATTATTGGTCTATTAATATTAGGTGCCATAATCGCTCTTGAGCGTTTAGTCACTCTGACTATTATTAGCGGTAAAGTTAACCGTCAACGTAAAAATATCGATAATCCTGGTAACAATGCTTTAGGTCGTATCCTAAAAGTTTATCAGTCAAACAAAGATGTTGATGTTGAAACGCTTGAGTTGAAACTTGATGAAGCTATCTTAAAAGAAACGCCGGCTTTAGAAGCTCGTATTTCAATCATTAAAGTTATTGCTGCTATTGCTCCTATGATGGGTCTACTAGGTACAGTTACTGGTATGATTGCAACCTTCCAATCAATTCAGTTATTCGGTACTGGTGACCCTAAATTGATGGCTGGTGGTATTTCTATGGCACTTATTACAACTGTGCAGGGTCTTGTTGCTGCGTTGCCTCTAATGTTGTTACACGCAATCGTTGTTGCTCGTAGTAAATCAATTGTTCAAGTTCTTGAAGAGCAAAGTGCTGGTATTATTGCAGAACATGCTGAGAAGAGGGCTGACTAATGATGCTAATCCTGATGGACGTATGGGATTCCGTCAGGGGCTTCATGGCCTCCGGAGGCGATGTCCTCTGGTTGGTTGCAGCTGTGCTATTCCTAATGTGGGTATTAATGCTTGAACGTTACTGGTATCTAAATTGGATATCACCAAAGCAACATCAAGCCGTGATCGCCTCGTGGGAAGCAAGAGAAGAAACAACTTCTTGGCACGCTCACCGTATCCGTGAAGCTTGGGTATCCCAAGCGAAGCAAGATTTGAATGCACGTATGCTGTTAATCAAAACCCTAGTGGCAATTTGTCCAATGATTGGTCTATTAGGGACTGTAACCGGTATGATTTCAGTATTCGATGTGATGGCAGTTCAGGGGACGAGTAATGCTCGTTTAATGGCCGCTGGTATCTCTATGGCCACAATGCCGACAATGGCAGGAATGGTTGCAGCGCTATCGGGTGTTTTCTTTAGCACTCGTTTAGACTCAAAAATGAGAATCAGTTTACAAAAGCTAAAAGACAGCATGCCTCACCACTAGAGAGAGATTGAACATGGCACGTAAGAAGCATTCCACTATGGAAGAGGAAGCGCAAATTGATATGACCCCGATGCTAGACATCGTGTTTATCATGCTGATCTTCTTCATTGTAACAACATCATTTGTTAAGCCTTCAGGCTTAGACTACAACAAGCCTAAAGCGTCACAG from Shewanella polaris includes:
- a CDS encoding MotA/TolQ/ExbB proton channel family protein; translated protein: MKKLITTVLLAATFSLTAGMVSAADAPKTISQLLQQVKADRASEGKTNAKREREFQAERGDKAALLKREKNALAAEKQRGKDLNQAFLDNERKIAQLEEDLKTAQGDLGEMFGVVKGEAGDFSGKLAASNISAQYPGRDAFIAELGARKSLPKIEELEQFWEAQLFEMVQSGKVVKFNGAVTAIDGNVIDTPIYRVGPFNLTAQGKYVVYKPELNLIQQLSQQPEGYQVSAVADWEKTTSGVAPFYIDPARGVLLNIFTNKASLEDRIEAGGPIGYIIIGLLILGAIIALERLVTLTIISGKVNRQRKNIDNPGNNALGRILKVYQSNKDVDVETLELKLDEAILKETPALEARISIIKVIAAIAPMMGLLGTVTGMIATFQSIQLFGTGDPKLMAGGISMALITTVQGLVAALPLMLLHAIVVARSKSIVQVLEEQSAGIIAEHAEKRAD
- a CDS encoding MotA/TolQ/ExbB proton channel family protein, whose translation is MMLILMDVWDSVRGFMASGGDVLWLVAAVLFLMWVLMLERYWYLNWISPKQHQAVIASWEAREETTSWHAHRIREAWVSQAKQDLNARMLLIKTLVAICPMIGLLGTVTGMISVFDVMAVQGTSNARLMAAGISMATMPTMAGMVAALSGVFFSTRLDSKMRISLQKLKDSMPHH